A genomic window from Bartonella apihabitans includes:
- a CDS encoding toprim domain-containing protein — translation MRYSPRTFVRIAGHLRKLPALLAPITDVEAKIIGVAKTFLSLRGDQKAAFDTNKRVAGSLRGGAVRFFSPSAAADFSDLIVGEGVETIMSVLDAIPVMNAAACLTAGNLAIFTPPPTVRRLWVAFDNDHAGTGALNALTSRLEKDLIIHAIAPIKNDHNDDLMADAEYFRRRLQSIFSFKARN, via the coding sequence TTGCGCTATAGTCCACGCACATTCGTGCGCATCGCCGGGCACCTTCGCAAATTACCGGCATTGCTTGCGCCGATCACGGACGTGGAAGCTAAAATTATTGGCGTTGCAAAAACGTTTCTATCCCTGCGTGGCGATCAAAAAGCTGCATTTGACACAAACAAACGCGTTGCTGGTAGTTTGCGCGGCGGCGCGGTACGTTTTTTCTCACCGTCAGCGGCGGCGGATTTTTCTGATCTCATTGTTGGTGAAGGTGTTGAGACGATCATGTCTGTCTTGGACGCTATTCCGGTTATGAACGCAGCCGCTTGTCTTACGGCCGGAAATCTTGCTATCTTTACCCCGCCCCCTACCGTGCGGCGATTATGGGTTGCATTTGACAATGATCATGCAGGTACCGGAGCGTTAAACGCGCTTACATCGCGCCTTGAAAAGGATTTAATCATTCACGCGATCGCGCCGATAAAAAACGATCACAATGATGATTTAATGGCGGATGCCGAATATTTTCGGCGACGGTTGCAATCTATTTTTTCTTTTAAGGCGCGGAATTAA